A stretch of Halichondria panicea chromosome 1, odHalPani1.1, whole genome shotgun sequence DNA encodes these proteins:
- the LOC135348771 gene encoding uncharacterized protein LOC135348771, whose translation MMTHAETRSIWVLVVGVPLVFGSLTRDYTETPCVGDVISVTCTVPGVSLDWDVPDPTRNIRIIASTEPFQRDQYSVTLVIFNSTSSIITSSLSFPAADAITIGCFPILQPELREELIILTATTPSPPTGFSDLILSSSAIEVSVSVQWDPPTETGGRDDLTYTVTISPLAQLSVTVLTSTSVTVTAQYNVDYTVSIVATNCAGNSTTAEYNFTIGGCPVLTDPMNGVFGPASSRLPGSTVTIQCDAGYVSAVTMVTCADALIWSADPEAIECISIPTLPPTTPPMNCTAPLSSPQNGTISDHSVPAIPGTQVTFQCDDGLFPERIMTATCLATGEWDKIPGKIVCRNESISCVLPAPPLNGALLTNCQNTNLVEGSVITFQCDPGFSLVGEATVTCNNSGLWYPDPALLDCVSRSFQSPILFTGEVLSISVVVTAVAFTVIGFLTGLLVMHLCSRKKAVYSLATEEQANVGPTAPVGPVYEEVSPPKEEIELNTNQAYGPV comes from the exons ATGATGACACATGCTGAGACTAGATCTATTTGGGTTTTAGTGGTTG GTGTACCATTGGTGTTTGGTAGTCTGACTCGTGACTACACTGAGACGCCCTGTGTTGGGGATGTGATATCCGTCACGTGCACAGTGCCTGGAGTTTCCTTGGATTGGGACGTGCCTGATCCAACTAGGAATATACGAATTATTGCGTCAACCGAACCATTCCAACGAGATCAGTACTCAGTCACATTAGTGATATTCAACTCCACTAGTTCAATAATCACCTCCagtttgagtttccctgcagCTGATGCGATCACTATTGGATGTTTTCCTATACTACAACCGGAGTTGAGGGAAGAACTCATCATACTGACAGCTA CTACTCCTTCACCACCGACTGGATTCAGTGACTTAATTCTGAGCAGCTCAGCCATTGAAGTCAGTGTATCTGTGCAGTGGgaccctcctactgagactggtggtagagatgacctcacctacacagtgaccatcTCACCTCTGGCCCAGCTCTCTGttactgtcctcacatccacctctgtcactgtgactgcccaatacaatgtggactacactgtcagtaTTGTCgctaccaactgtgctgggaacagtacaacAGCTGAATACAACTTTACGATTG GTGGCTGTCCTGTGTTGACTGACCCCATGAATGGAGTGTTTGGACCAGCCTCCAGCAGATTACCAGGATCCACAGTAACCATCCAATGTGATGCTGGATATGTATCTGCTGTTACAATGGTGACATGTGCGGATGCACTGATTTGGAGTGCCgaccctgaggctattgagtgTATATCAATACCCACACTCCCTCCCACAACTC CTCCAATGAACTGCACAGCTCCACTATCCTCACCACAGAATGGTACTATCAGTGATCATTCAGTACCAGCTATTCCCGGTACACAAGTGACCTTCCAGTGTGACGATGGACTGTTCCCTGAGAGGATAATGACTGCCACCTGTCTAGCTACAGGAGAATGGGACAAGATCCCGGGGAAGATCGTCTGCAGAAATGAGTCTA TTTCCTGTGTTCTGCCTGCTCCTCCACTTAATGGAGCATTACTCACTAACTGTCAGAACACTAACCTAGTCGAGGGCTCAGTCATTACCTTCCAATGTGATCCTGGGTTTTCACTGGTGGGTGAAGCAACTGTCACTTGTAACAACTCTGGTCTTTGGTATCCTGACCCGGCTCTATTGGATTGTGTATCTAGAAGTT TTCAATCACCCATCCTATTTACCGGAGAGGTTCTTTCTATCAGTGTGGTTGTCACTGCAGTTGCTTTCACAGTCattggattcctcactggactcctagtgatgcaCCTTTGctctcgtaagaaggcagtgtactctcTAGCAACTGAAGAACAAGCTAACGTAGGACCCACTGCACcagttggtcctgtttatgaggaggtgtcaccacccaaagaggagattgaactgaacactaaccaggcgtatggaccagtatAG